Below is a window of Clostridium sp. JN-1 DNA.
AATGCACTGGGCACTGTAGCTTGAATCATCATGGATCCACTAATATTTAAAAGAGCTAAATTTTCTTTACCCTGCCTTACCCATATAACTGCGTTTAATGTTTCAGGCAGTTCTGTTGCAATTGGGCTTAATAGTAAAGAAACCATCTGAGGTGCCATTCCTAATGAAACACTTAGAGTACTCACATTATGCACAAACATTTGTGAACCAATAAAAATAAATACAAGTGATCCTATGGTTTGACCTAAGATCAACGCTTTATTAGGATTCATAACTTTAGGGCTTAATTTTAATGGCTCTAGTTCTTGATTAACTTCAATTGTATCAGCATTCATCTCTCTATAGAAGTAAACTCCATACGCTAATAGAAATAAAATTCCAAACCACGGTTTTATTGAAAAAGCCACAAGACCTAGACCAATTTTAAATATAAAAATACACATAAACCATACTTGATCTCTTGCTAACTTCTCACTGTCAAACTTAATATCTTCTCCAGATTTTCTCTTGCTGCTGAATATAATTATACTAATTCCAACAACAGCATATGCAATTGTACTCAAAACAAGGGGTCCTCCTAAGGCTGAGCCAATACCAATATCTTTTTGACTTGAATTTGCTCCAAATACTACGGCTATAAATGTCACGACACTTTCAGGTAAAGCTGTACCAAAGGCTGCCAAAATAGAACCTACTGCACTTTGAGAAATGTTAAAAGCTTTACCTACCCATTCAATTCCATTTACAAATAATTCACAGCTAAAATAAATTAGAAGTGCTGCAGTAATCATAACTAAGATTGTTACTATCATTTTTTCCCTCCTTAAGCAAAAAAAATAAAAAGACCTTTAGCATATTAAAAATATGCCAAAAGTCTCGTTTCGCATTTTTGCGGATATTGCCAGGTTTATAACCACTATGTTGACAATATCTATTAAACTACTCCCTTTTGTGGGTATATGTATATATATTAACTTATTAAAGTATACTAAATTCATTTCATTATGTCAATGAACTTTTATTTAAAGTGCTATTAAAACAGTTTAGCACTAACATTCAATCTACAATTACTATTCAAAAAAGTCTTTGTGAGAAACATCAATGTTATTACTTGCACTTATCTTTAAGTTAAAGCTTCCACTTGCATTTTGCCCAACAATTCTAACAATATATTTTCCACTATTAGGTGTAGTAAAAGTTATATTTCCTTTATCATTTAACTCGTTCTTTTTAGCCATAATGTTATAATTCTTATCTAATACCACAATATAAAATTTACCTTTATCAATTTTTGTGTTATCACTTATAGTTATTTTGTTTCCTTTATCCGAAGTAAACTCCATTAAAGACCACTTACCTGTAAACTTGCCAAAATCAAAGCTTTCACTATCCTTGGTACTTATCTCATTTTTTTTAGAATAAAAGCTCTTTTCTGTTTCTTCTTTACTTGCTAAATAGTCATTTGAAAATTTACAAAATGAATTACTTTTATATAACGTTACTCCTGTTCCCAGGACAATTATTATTGCTGAAAAAATAACAATAAGTTTATTTCTCTTTCTCATTCCACTACTCCTTTAACTTTTTTAATATTAATATGCTAAACCTTTAGAGCACATTATGAAACTTTTTTTATGACAAATTCAAAGGTTTTAACAAACAATAAAAATAGCCTACACAGTTAACTCTCTTACAAGTTACTGTATAAGCTACTTTTTAAATCACCGATATTAATTTGGAGGCGCCACCCAGATTTGAACTGGGGGTAAAGGTTTTGCAGACCTCTGCCTTACCACTTGGCTATAGCGCCATATAAAATGGAGCGGAAGACGAGATTCGAACTCGCGACGTTCACCT
It encodes the following:
- a CDS encoding sodium:calcium antiporter, which gives rise to MIVTILVMITAALLIYFSCELFVNGIEWVGKAFNISQSAVGSILAAFGTALPESVVTFIAVVFGANSSQKDIGIGSALGGPLVLSTIAYAVVGISIIIFSSKRKSGEDIKFDSEKLARDQVWFMCIFIFKIGLGLVAFSIKPWFGILFLLAYGVYFYREMNADTIEVNQELEPLKLSPKVMNPNKALILGQTIGSLVFIFIGSQMFVHNVSTLSVSLGMAPQMVSLLLSPIATELPETLNAVIWVRQGKENLALLNISGSMMIQATVPSALGIFFTPWMLDKSLIISAIITFIAILLIWLTLKRSHLSAKRLSFNAVLYIIFIIAIIYVKA